The Aeromicrobium tamlense nucleotide sequence ACGTGAAGTCGGGCATGAGCGAGACGCCGATGCCCGAGGAGACCATCTGCTGGCACACATCGGCGCTGTCGGCGGTGTGCCACTTCAACGGCGGCGAGTCACCGAAGACGCGGTGCGCCACCCGGTGCATCAGGTAGCCGGGGCGGGCGCCGACGAAGACCTCCTGGCGCAGGTCGTCGACGGTGACGGTGGCGCGCTCCGCGAGCGGGTGGTCGGCGGGCAGCACCGCCACCGGCCGGCCGTGGAACAGCTCGGTCGCGACGAGGTCGGGGTGCACGTCGTCGCCGGGCAGCAGCGTCACGAGGCCGAGATCGAGCGAGCCGTCGCGCAGGCCGTCGCGGACCTCGCCGTGACGCAGCTGGCGCAGGTCGACCGAGGTGTGCTCGTGGTCGAGCTCGTGCCCTCGCAGCGCCGGCAGGACGAGCGCGGTGACGCCGAAGTAGACACTGCCGACGCGCGTGGGCCGGTGGAACTGCGACTCGCCGCGAGCGGCCGCGCGCAGCCGGTCGACGGCGTCGAGGACCTCGAGGATCCGCGGCAGCAGCTCCCGTCCCGTGCCGTTGATGCGGGTGCCCGAGCGGTGCCGGTCGACGAGCGTCACGCCGAGCTCGCGCTCGAGCTTGGTGACCGCCTCGCTGAGCGCCGGCAGCGACACGTGCAGGTGCTCCCCGGCGCGACGCAGCGAGCCCTGCTCGCTCACCGCCCTGACGTATTCGAGCTGCTCCAGTCGCATGCTCACCTCCCCGTTGACGGGCGACGCTACGTGATCGGCGACGCCTGTCGGGTGATCTCCCGCGTCGTGAGATGGGGCCGGACCCGGTGCCGGCGTTCGTAGCGTCGTCGACACGCAACAGCGCCCCTCACGAGAAGAAGGCACTCATGACTCACGTCCGTTCCCACCGGTTCCTCCGCACCCTGGTCGTCGCCGCGGCCGCCGCGCTCGCCGCGACGAGCCTGACCGCCTGTGGCAGCGCCGGCGCGGACTCGGGGAAGGAGGAGACCACGATCCGCTACCAGAGCTACGCGGGTGCGGTCGACGCGTTCCTGCTCGCCGACGCGCTCGGCGAGTTCGAGGGCCTGACGCTCAAGCGGGTCGGCGACGTCACGGGCGGCCCGCAGGCCCTCCAGGCGCTCGTCTCGAACCAGACCGACATCGGCGGCTCCGCCTTCTACGGCGCGATCGCCCAGCTCGTGGCCACGGGCGCGCCGATCAAGGCGGTCATCCCGTTCTACGGCTCGAACGAGACCACGAACTCGCAGCTCGTCGTCCTCGACGAGTCGCCGATCCAGGACGCGAAGGACCTCGTCGGCAAGAAGATCGCCGTCAACACGCTCGGCGCGAACGCCGAGGCCGTGCTGGACACGTGGTTCGACCAGGAGGGCCTCAACCAGGCCGAGCAGGACAAGGTCACGCTCGTCCCGCTGCCGCCGCTCAACATCCCCGAGGCCCTCGGCAGCGGCAAGATCGACGCCGCCGTCGTCAGCTTCCTGGGCAAGCGCCAGACCGAGGCGCAGTACGAGATCCGCACGCTGCACCGCGACATCGACGTCGTCGGTGCCCCGTACGCCGGCGGCGGGCTGACGCTGCGCAACGAGTTCATCGAGAAGAACCCGAACACCTCACGCCAGCTCGTCGAGGGCGTCGCCGCGGCGATCGAGTTCATCGAGACCCACGACAAGCAGGAGGTCTTCGACGTCTACTTCCCGTACCTGGAGAAGGAGGGCTACGGCGACTACATCGAGCCGATCAAGACCAACTTCCCCGGCACGCTCGGCATCGACGCCAAGCCCGTCATCCACGACGAGGACATCTCCCGCTGGGTCGACTGGCTCGACAGCCGCGGCGACATCGACGCCAAGAAGCTGAAGATCTCCGACGTCTACACCAACGAGCTCAACCCGAACGCCTGAGGAGGCAGCCATGAGTTCACGCATCGAGCTGAGGAACGTCGGCCAGACCTTCTGGGTCCGCGGCGACGAGGACAGGAAACTGCGCGAGTTCGTCGCGCTCGACGGGCTCGACCTGGACATCCGGGCAGGGGAGTTCCTGACCCTCGTCGGCCCGTCCGGCTGCGGCAAGTCCACCGTGCTCGACCTGATCTCGGGCCTGGCGACGCCGACGTCCGGCACGGTCACGGTCGACGGCACGCCGATCACGGGCCCCGGCCTCGATCGCAGCGTCGTGTTCCAGCAGTACACGCTGCTGCCGTGGCGCTCGGCCGCGGCGAACATCGAGTTCGCCCTCGAGGCCAAGGGCGGACTGTCGAGGGCCGAGCGGGCCGCGACCGCCCGCGAGTACCTCGACCTGGTCGGCCTGGGCGAGTTCGCGAACCGCTACCCGCACGAGCTCTCGGGCGGCATGAAGCAGCGCGTGGCCATCGCGCGCAGCCTCTCGTACCAGCCGCAGGTCCTGCTGATGGACGAGCCGTTCGGCGCGCTCGACGCCCAGACCCGCGAGCGCCTCCAGGAGGAGCTCGTCCGGATCTGGGAGCACACCGGCACGACGGTCGTGTTCATCACGCACGACATCGAGGAGGCCGTGTTCCTGGGCCAGCGCGTCGCCGTCATGAGCGGTCGCCCCGGGCGGATCAAGGAGATCGTCACGATCGACCTCGACCGGTCGGGCGCCCACGACGAGGACGTCCGCGCGACGCCCGCGTTCACCGAGCACCGGCACCACATCTGGTCGCTGTTGCGCGAGAAGACCGCCGCGAAGGAGCTGGCCCATGTCTGACCTGCTGACCGAGCGGACTGCCGCGCGGCCCAACCCCCGCCAGGAGGAGGCCGCCAAGGCCCGTGCCGCCTCGCCCGGCCGCGACCGTGCGGTGGCCGTCGCTCGGGGCGCCGCCGGCCTCGTCGCCCTCGCCCTGGTGTGGGAGCTCGCTCCGCGCATCGGGCTGGTGGACGCGTACTCGATCCCGCCGCTGCACGTCGTGCTGCAGGAGTGGTGGTCGATGGTGCTCGACGGCGAGCTGTGGCGCCACGTCTCGGCGAGCCTGCAGCGCTCGGTGATCGGCTTCGCCCTGGCGATCGTCATCGCGATCCCGCTGGGGGCCGCGATCGCCTGGTACCGGCCCGTGCGCGAGTTCTTCACCCCGTCGCTCGAGCTGTTCCGCAACACCGCGGCGCTGGCGATCCTGCCCGTGTTCATCCTGCTGCTCGGGCTGGGGGAGACCTCGAAGATCGCGATCGTCCTCTACGCCTGCTTCTTCCCGATCCTGCTGTCGACGATCGCGGGCGTGTCCAGCGTGGACCCGCAGCTGCTCCGGTCGGCGCGGGTGCTCGGGCTCTCGCCCGTCGCCACGTTCCGCAAGGTGGCCTTCCCGGCGGCCGTGCCCACGATCTTCACCGGCATCCGCATCTCGGGCGCCGCCGCGATCCTGGTGCTCATCGCCGCCGAGATGATCGGCGCGGACGCCGGCCTGGGCTTCCTCATCAACTACGCGCAGTTCAACTTCCTCATCCCGAAGATGTACGCCGCGATCCTCACCACCTCCCTCATCGGCGTGGCCGTGAACTACGGACTCGTCGCCCTCGAGCGCCGCTTCTCGCGGTGGCGCGCCCTCTGACCCCTCCTCCCGGAAGAGAGATCCCCATGACTCGTCAGCTCAGCCTCAACGCCTTCCTGCACGACACCGGCCACCACGAGGCCTCGTGGCGGCACCCCGACTCGGCCGTCGACCGCATCCACGACATCGACTTCGACACCACCAACGCGCAGATCGCGGAGGAGGCGAAGTTCGACGCGATCTTCTTCGCCGACGCCCCGGGCCTGTGGGCGGCCACCCCGTTCCGGCCCGCCGGACACCTCGAGCCGATCACGCGGCTCGCGGCGATCGCGGCGCGGACCGAGCGGATCGGCCTGATCGCCACCGCGTCGACCACGTTCTACGACCCGTACAACCTCGCGCGGCTGTTCTCCTCGCTCGACACGATCTCGCGCGGCCGCGCCGGCTGGAACATCGTGACCACCCAGTCCGAGGCGGTCGCGCGGAACTTCAGCCTGTCCGAGCTGCCCAGCGCGTCCGAGCGCTACATCCGGGCGCAGGAGTTCATCGACGTCGTCACGAAGCTCTGGGACAGCTGGGAGGACGACGCCGTCCTGGCCGACCGCGAGTCGGGACGCTTCTTCGACCCCGAGAAGGTCCACTCGATCCACCACGTCGGCAACCACTTCCAGGTGGAGGGGCCCCTGTCCCAGCCGCGCTCGCCGCAGGGTCGTCCGGTCTACGTGCAGGCCGGATCGTCGAACGACGGTCGCGCCTTCGCCGGCCGCAACGCCGAGGCGATCTTCACCGCCCACCAGACGCTCGGCGACGCGCAGGCGTTCTACGCCGACATCAAGTCGCGCGCGGCGGCGTTCGGCCGCTCGCCCGACGACGTGAAGATCCTGCCCGGCCTCAGCCCCTTCGTGGCCGACACGCAGGCCGAGGCCGAGGAGCTCCAGCGGTACGTGAACTCGCTGACCGTGCCCGCCTACGGCATCGCGCAGCTGGAGGGACTGGCCGGCGTCTCGCTGGCACACCTCGAGCTCGACGAGCCCGTGCCGCTCGACGTCTTCGGCCAGGCCGGCGACGTCCTCGACAACAACCGCAGCCGCCTGCAGGTGATCGCCAACATCGTCGAGCGCGACCGCCTGACGCTGCGCGAGCTGCTGCACCGGCTGGCCGGCGCGCGCGGCCACCACGTCGTCGCCGGCACGCCCACCCAGGTGGCGGACATCATCACCGAGTGGTTCCAGAACGGCGCCGCCGACGGCTTCAACGTCATGCCGCCGCTGTACCCGCAGCTGCTGCAGGAGTTCACGCAGAAGGTCGTCCCGATCCTCCAGGATCGCGGCCTCTTCCGCACCGAGTACACCGGATCCACGCTGCGCGACCACTTCGGGCTGTCCCGTCCGGACTCGCTGTACGGCGCGGAGGCGCAGCAGGAGGCTCACGTTGTTTGAGAACGACAGAGTGTCTGAGAACGACAGAGTGTCTGAGGACAGCAGAGTGTCTGAGGACAGCAGAGCGTCTGAG carries:
- a CDS encoding ABC transporter substrate-binding protein, with product MTHVRSHRFLRTLVVAAAAALAATSLTACGSAGADSGKEETTIRYQSYAGAVDAFLLADALGEFEGLTLKRVGDVTGGPQALQALVSNQTDIGGSAFYGAIAQLVATGAPIKAVIPFYGSNETTNSQLVVLDESPIQDAKDLVGKKIAVNTLGANAEAVLDTWFDQEGLNQAEQDKVTLVPLPPLNIPEALGSGKIDAAVVSFLGKRQTEAQYEIRTLHRDIDVVGAPYAGGGLTLRNEFIEKNPNTSRQLVEGVAAAIEFIETHDKQEVFDVYFPYLEKEGYGDYIEPIKTNFPGTLGIDAKPVIHDEDISRWVDWLDSRGDIDAKKLKISDVYTNELNPNA
- a CDS encoding ABC transporter permease gives rise to the protein MSDLLTERTAARPNPRQEEAAKARAASPGRDRAVAVARGAAGLVALALVWELAPRIGLVDAYSIPPLHVVLQEWWSMVLDGELWRHVSASLQRSVIGFALAIVIAIPLGAAIAWYRPVREFFTPSLELFRNTAALAILPVFILLLGLGETSKIAIVLYACFFPILLSTIAGVSSVDPQLLRSARVLGLSPVATFRKVAFPAAVPTIFTGIRISGAAAILVLIAAEMIGADAGLGFLINYAQFNFLIPKMYAAILTTSLIGVAVNYGLVALERRFSRWRAL
- a CDS encoding LysR family transcriptional regulator; the encoded protein is MRLEQLEYVRAVSEQGSLRRAGEHLHVSLPALSEAVTKLERELGVTLVDRHRSGTRINGTGRELLPRILEVLDAVDRLRAAARGESQFHRPTRVGSVYFGVTALVLPALRGHELDHEHTSVDLRQLRHGEVRDGLRDGSLDLGLVTLLPGDDVHPDLVATELFHGRPVAVLPADHPLAERATVTVDDLRQEVFVGARPGYLMHRVAHRVFGDSPPLKWHTADSADVCQQMVSSGIGVSLMPDFTSFDLREASTRLAFRPIEDEGTVIRMALLRRRGARPTKAAQDLHDLLVHHATRYVSEPA
- a CDS encoding LLM class flavin-dependent oxidoreductase, with amino-acid sequence MTRQLSLNAFLHDTGHHEASWRHPDSAVDRIHDIDFDTTNAQIAEEAKFDAIFFADAPGLWAATPFRPAGHLEPITRLAAIAARTERIGLIATASTTFYDPYNLARLFSSLDTISRGRAGWNIVTTQSEAVARNFSLSELPSASERYIRAQEFIDVVTKLWDSWEDDAVLADRESGRFFDPEKVHSIHHVGNHFQVEGPLSQPRSPQGRPVYVQAGSSNDGRAFAGRNAEAIFTAHQTLGDAQAFYADIKSRAAAFGRSPDDVKILPGLSPFVADTQAEAEELQRYVNSLTVPAYGIAQLEGLAGVSLAHLELDEPVPLDVFGQAGDVLDNNRSRLQVIANIVERDRLTLRELLHRLAGARGHHVVAGTPTQVADIITEWFQNGAADGFNVMPPLYPQLLQEFTQKVVPILQDRGLFRTEYTGSTLRDHFGLSRPDSLYGAEAQQEAHVV
- a CDS encoding ABC transporter ATP-binding protein, with amino-acid sequence MSSRIELRNVGQTFWVRGDEDRKLREFVALDGLDLDIRAGEFLTLVGPSGCGKSTVLDLISGLATPTSGTVTVDGTPITGPGLDRSVVFQQYTLLPWRSAAANIEFALEAKGGLSRAERAATAREYLDLVGLGEFANRYPHELSGGMKQRVAIARSLSYQPQVLLMDEPFGALDAQTRERLQEELVRIWEHTGTTVVFITHDIEEAVFLGQRVAVMSGRPGRIKEIVTIDLDRSGAHDEDVRATPAFTEHRHHIWSLLREKTAAKELAHV